In Fibrobacter sp. UWB10, a single window of DNA contains:
- a CDS encoding gamma carbonic anhydrase family protein produces MASLIEYKGKRPVLGERVFIADGAKVIGDVEIGDDSSVFYNAVIRADLAEIRIGKRTNIQDNVTVHLSTGVGVHVGDNVTVGHNAILHACDVDDNVLIGMGAILMDGVHIKSDSVVAAGAVVTQNKEFPERSLIVGAPAHVVRELTEDEIRKFHENAEHYLIVKDELMKV; encoded by the coding sequence ATGGCATCTTTAATTGAATACAAAGGTAAACGTCCGGTCTTGGGCGAACGCGTTTTTATCGCCGATGGTGCAAAAGTCATTGGCGATGTCGAAATCGGAGATGATTCTTCGGTGTTCTATAACGCTGTCATTCGCGCAGACCTTGCTGAAATTCGAATCGGCAAACGTACCAATATTCAAGACAATGTAACAGTCCATCTTTCGACTGGGGTTGGCGTGCATGTGGGCGACAATGTAACCGTTGGCCACAATGCCATTTTGCATGCCTGCGATGTAGACGATAACGTGCTGATTGGCATGGGTGCAATCCTTATGGACGGCGTGCATATCAAGTCGGACAGTGTAGTTGCTGCCGGTGCCGTTGTCACGCAGAACAAGGAATTTCCGGAACGCAGTCTGATTGTGGGCGCTCCGGCGCATGTGGTACGCGAACTGACCGAAGACGAAATTCGCAAATTCCACGAAAATGCAGAACATTATTTGATTGTGAAAGACGAATTGATGAAGGTGTAG
- a CDS encoding diacylglycerol kinase family protein, producing the protein MYKFVFLINPISGGGQGKVIHQFLPEIMASLNYTEDQWKAEFTTIDGLEKQISDALANTEKLVAVGGDGTVSSVLSVMVSSEYAKSVKIGLIPLGTGNDLARVLNLYKPYVDKGLLFLVRRLLQAKARPFDIWKVNGKIAFANYFSGGIDARIAHDFNRARANGEFNSNSVLVNKLHYVKSFFADRSYALKKGKLSFVDAEGRRWQKILDGHRTVIVGNIPSFASGANPFYKSDMADGLLEIVCVPNMFRFLLAIAVGNLPVIGNLVKKYFIKTRKAKSVKLEFAEDEFLQLDGEDLSGKLGGHVDIDFACKVQIMALGE; encoded by the coding sequence ATGTATAAATTTGTCTTTCTCATAAATCCAATCAGTGGCGGCGGCCAGGGCAAGGTGATTCACCAATTCTTGCCCGAAATTATGGCGTCGCTCAATTATACGGAAGACCAGTGGAAGGCCGAATTTACAACGATCGATGGCCTTGAAAAGCAGATTAGCGATGCGCTTGCCAATACCGAAAAGTTGGTTGCCGTCGGTGGCGATGGCACCGTGTCTTCCGTGCTTTCGGTCATGGTCTCTTCGGAATACGCGAAATCCGTAAAAATCGGCCTGATTCCCCTTGGTACGGGTAACGATCTTGCCCGCGTTTTGAACCTTTACAAGCCCTATGTGGACAAGGGTCTTCTGTTCCTGGTGCGCAGGCTTTTGCAGGCCAAGGCACGACCCTTCGATATCTGGAAGGTGAACGGGAAAATCGCTTTTGCGAACTATTTTTCGGGCGGAATCGATGCCCGAATTGCTCACGATTTTAACCGTGCCCGTGCCAATGGCGAATTCAATTCGAATTCTGTGCTCGTGAACAAGCTGCACTATGTCAAGAGTTTCTTTGCGGACCGTTCTTACGCCCTCAAGAAAGGCAAACTTTCGTTTGTGGATGCTGAAGGCCGTCGTTGGCAAAAGATTCTGGATGGTCACCGCACCGTGATTGTGGGCAATATCCCGAGTTTTGCAAGTGGCGCAAATCCGTTCTACAAGTCCGACATGGCGGACGGCCTGCTCGAAATTGTATGCGTGCCGAACATGTTCAGGTTCTTGCTGGCCATTGCCGTCGGAAACTTGCCTGTAATCGGAAATCTGGTCAAGAAGTATTTTATCAAGACTCGCAAGGCAAAATCCGTTAAGCTTGAATTTGCCGAAGACGAATTCTTGCAGCTCGATGGCGAAGATCTGAGCGGTAAACTCGGCGGCCATGTAGACATTGACTTTGCCTGCAAGGTGCAGATTATGGCGCTGGGGGAATAA